A genome region from Halorussus pelagicus includes the following:
- a CDS encoding L-aspartate oxidase, with the protein MSETEPHTDPTETDVLVVGSGIAGCATALAAAREGADVLVVTKASRPEQTTSHWAQGGVATTRSDPDAFAEDVLAASADTADPEAVEVLVSNAREAVEDVLVETLNVPFDRAAGGDDGDGTDAAGFDYGREAAHSEPRILHVDASTGKHVLGPFLSHLADHERVTVREDTAALDLITREGRVHGAVVDRAADAESGEKGERDDGETDPEPVFADATVLATGGIGALYGTSTNPETATGDGIAMAALAGADAEDMAYVQFHPTAFAGEDPFLVSEAVRGEGALLRNGAGERFMPDYHDDAELAPRDVVARAVADEREATGEVVLDVSPLDFESEFPDLAAKCETRGVDWENGIPVEPSEHFLCGGISVDDRGRTDLDRLFAVGECARTGVHGANRLASTSLLEGLVWGLRAGESAAGTTSLDHERAEAPDLRDSDPDLPSGFAREKFVRLRRVMDENVGIRRTPGGLGRATAVLRRLKGEVDAYTRTRTERSLYELRNASVVALLVARDAMEAEPVGCHALENAETDDDAEEVDARASD; encoded by the coding sequence ATGAGCGAGACGGAACCCCACACCGACCCGACCGAGACCGACGTACTCGTCGTCGGAAGCGGCATCGCTGGCTGTGCGACCGCGCTCGCGGCCGCCCGCGAGGGCGCGGACGTGTTGGTCGTGACGAAGGCGTCCCGGCCCGAACAGACTACCTCCCACTGGGCGCAGGGCGGGGTCGCCACGACGCGCTCGGACCCCGACGCGTTCGCCGAGGACGTGCTGGCGGCGAGCGCCGACACCGCCGACCCCGAGGCGGTCGAAGTCCTGGTTTCGAACGCCCGCGAGGCGGTCGAGGACGTGTTAGTCGAGACCCTGAACGTGCCCTTCGACCGTGCGGCGGGAGGCGACGACGGTGACGGCACGGATGCCGCGGGGTTCGACTACGGCCGGGAGGCGGCCCACTCGGAACCCCGAATCCTCCACGTCGATGCCAGCACGGGCAAGCACGTCCTCGGGCCGTTCCTGAGCCACCTCGCGGACCACGAGCGCGTGACGGTTCGGGAAGACACCGCGGCGCTCGACCTGATAACCCGCGAGGGGCGAGTCCACGGCGCGGTCGTGGACCGCGCCGCGGATGCCGAGAGTGGCGAGAAGGGCGAACGCGACGATGGCGAGACCGACCCGGAACCGGTCTTCGCAGACGCGACGGTTCTTGCCACGGGTGGCATCGGCGCGCTGTACGGCACCTCCACGAACCCCGAAACTGCGACCGGCGACGGGATAGCGATGGCCGCGCTCGCGGGGGCCGACGCCGAGGACATGGCCTACGTGCAGTTCCACCCCACGGCCTTCGCCGGGGAGGACCCCTTCCTCGTCAGCGAGGCGGTCCGCGGGGAGGGCGCGCTCCTGCGGAACGGAGCGGGCGAGCGATTCATGCCCGACTATCACGACGACGCCGAACTCGCGCCGCGCGACGTGGTGGCGCGCGCCGTCGCCGACGAGCGCGAGGCGACTGGCGAGGTCGTGCTTGACGTGTCCCCGCTGGACTTCGAATCGGAGTTCCCCGACCTCGCCGCGAAGTGCGAGACGCGCGGCGTGGACTGGGAGAACGGAATTCCGGTCGAACCGAGCGAACACTTCCTCTGCGGTGGCATCTCCGTGGACGACCGCGGGCGCACCGACTTGGATCGCCTGTTCGCGGTCGGCGAGTGCGCCCGGACCGGCGTCCACGGTGCGAACCGCCTCGCCTCCACGAGCCTGCTGGAGGGGTTAGTCTGGGGCCTGCGCGCCGGGGAGTCGGCCGCCGGGACGACGAGTCTCGACCACGAGCGCGCCGAAGCGCCGGACCTGCGCGACAGCGACCCGGACCTACCTTCGGGGTTCGCCCGCGAGAAGTTCGTCCGCCTGCGCAGGGTGATGGACGAGAACGTCGGCATCCGCCGGACGCCGGGGGGATTGGGGCGCGCGACCGCGGTCCTCCGGCGACTCAAGGGTGAGGTAGACGCCTACACTCGGACCCGGACCGAACGAAGCCTCTACGAACTCCGGAACGCAAGCGTGGTCGCCCTGCTGGTCGCCCGCGATGCGATGGAGGCCGAGCCAGTCGGCTGTCACGCGCTGGAGAACGCGGAGACCGACGACGACGCCGAGGAGGTCGATGCCCGTGCGAGTGACTGA
- a CDS encoding DUF7113 family protein, with translation MLLIRGEAGGTTLTGTLYERGERAPRFKGAPDEDAPYVWVCDEFYQVESGGTVQKVGGEEVNVAFESPMPRGFDTREQATEAAESHIRTQFARIGIEADDVEVTVEKQDIETAEPQ, from the coding sequence ATGCTACTCATCCGTGGCGAAGCGGGGGGCACCACCCTGACCGGCACGCTGTACGAGCGGGGGGAGCGCGCGCCGCGGTTCAAGGGCGCGCCCGACGAGGACGCGCCGTACGTCTGGGTCTGCGACGAGTTCTATCAGGTCGAGAGCGGCGGGACGGTCCAGAAGGTCGGCGGCGAGGAGGTCAACGTCGCGTTCGAGTCGCCGATGCCCCGCGGGTTCGACACCCGCGAGCAGGCGACGGAGGCCGCCGAGAGCCACATCCGAACGCAGTTCGCGCGTATCGGCATCGAGGCCGACGACGTGGAAGTCACCGTCGAGAAACAGGACATCGAGACGGCGGAACCGCAGTAA
- a CDS encoding DNA double-strand break repair nuclease NurA, with the protein MTLDPVHFDGIAGLADHIDYDAEDENHRESAETVWEHYLDPLVGDDGPILEPLGEQSRRRVNCEDIALEDPPFPTTHGLDAGTLNSKPFKNGLVLDVAHAAMSATPSDLDLHDCRTVVKALHLNDTSRKFGTEWESYNDGSQRRIVHTELPESQYEEDVVHALALYLAESGHALEHADRVSDFLLLDGPIYPKGVLRWDSRSSVLTRLFEDSDHVGRVLSNYVELVETFAERGVPLAGFVKNVSAKSIVRTLKRETDFGPVPWAHDAGLFAQILERRELVDGDFERLTDDLTLTNWFESHAGLDGFFDEDPNPHLDRELDPEQYAVTFCIVYDPRRDLVFKIESPKAFTEDPEVRERIERQILQEVALQRGPPQAVSKADELAAIDRGSANSLVKSFEKSLNTELDENYNAVRWGRDY; encoded by the coding sequence ATGACCCTCGACCCGGTGCATTTCGACGGCATCGCTGGGTTGGCCGACCACATCGACTACGACGCCGAGGACGAGAACCACCGGGAATCCGCCGAAACCGTCTGGGAGCATTATCTCGACCCGCTCGTCGGCGACGACGGTCCCATCCTCGAACCGCTCGGCGAACAGTCGCGCCGCCGGGTGAACTGTGAGGATATCGCGCTCGAAGACCCGCCCTTCCCGACGACCCACGGTCTCGACGCCGGAACGCTCAACTCCAAGCCGTTCAAGAACGGACTCGTCCTCGATGTGGCCCACGCCGCGATGAGCGCCACGCCGTCGGACTTGGACCTCCACGACTGCCGGACGGTGGTGAAGGCGCTCCACCTCAACGACACGTCCCGGAAGTTCGGGACCGAGTGGGAGTCGTACAACGATGGCAGTCAGCGCCGCATCGTCCACACCGAACTCCCGGAAAGCCAGTACGAAGAGGACGTGGTCCACGCGCTTGCGCTCTACCTCGCCGAGAGCGGGCACGCGCTCGAACACGCCGACCGCGTGAGCGATTTCCTCCTGCTCGACGGTCCCATCTACCCGAAAGGGGTCCTGCGGTGGGACTCCCGGAGTTCGGTCCTGACCCGTCTGTTCGAGGACTCGGACCACGTCGGTCGGGTTCTCTCGAACTACGTCGAACTGGTCGAGACGTTCGCCGAGCGCGGGGTCCCCCTCGCCGGGTTCGTCAAGAACGTCTCGGCGAAGTCCATCGTCCGCACGCTCAAGCGGGAGACCGATTTCGGACCGGTGCCGTGGGCGCACGACGCGGGCCTGTTCGCCCAGATTCTCGAACGCAGGGAACTCGTGGACGGCGACTTCGAGCGCCTGACCGACGATCTGACGCTGACGAACTGGTTCGAGTCCCACGCGGGTCTCGACGGCTTCTTCGACGAGGACCCGAATCCGCACCTCGACCGAGAACTCGACCCCGAGCAGTACGCGGTCACGTTCTGTATCGTCTACGACCCGCGGCGAGACCTCGTGTTCAAAATCGAGTCGCCGAAGGCGTTCACCGAGGACCCCGAGGTCCGCGAGCGAATCGAGCGCCAGATTCTCCAAGAGGTCGCGCTCCAGCGCGGCCCGCCACAGGCTGTCTCGAAGGCCGACGAGTTGGCGGCTATCGACCGGGGGAGCGCCAATTCGCTGGTGAAGTCCTTCGAGAAGTCGCTGAACACCGAACTGGACGAGAACTACAACGCGGTGCGGTGGGGTCGGGACTACTAA
- the gpmI gene encoding 2,3-bisphosphoglycerate-independent phosphoglycerate mutase, with translation MKAALIILDGWGLGSEDGGRNAIEAADTPNFDRFADAGAYGTLNVTGRRVGLPEGQMGNSEVGHLNIGAGRVVKQEYTRIEDAIQNGELGDNEAVASAFDYADENDGRVHFMGLVSEGGVHSDQTHLYALVELAAERGVEAVTHAFTDGRDTPPESGAGFLGELEAVVERAGTGDVATVSGRYYAMDRDQNWERTNRAYDAIVNRDAEHSAASAVEAVERSYERDTTDEFVEPTLVEGGPALSEGDAAVFFNFRSDRARQLTRMLADIDPVWEFETSPPEIRLATMTQYDAEFELPVAFPPHQPEDTLGEVLSEHGLTQLRIAESEKYAHVTYFLNGGREVEFEGEVRKIVESPDVPTYDQQPEMSAVEVTDTAVETIESDDPDVLVLNYANPDMVGHTGDFDAAVEAVEAVDEQLGRLVNAVQRAGGHVLVTADHGNADDMGTPADPHTAHTYNLVPFVYATPGGDGGGKRVREGGSLCDIAPTMLELVGVERPESMTGQTLLE, from the coding sequence ATGAAGGCCGCGCTGATAATCCTCGACGGGTGGGGCTTAGGCAGTGAGGACGGCGGGAGAAACGCCATCGAAGCCGCCGACACGCCGAACTTCGACCGGTTCGCCGACGCGGGCGCGTACGGCACGCTGAACGTCACCGGGCGGCGGGTCGGCCTGCCCGAGGGCCAGATGGGAAACAGCGAGGTTGGCCACCTCAACATCGGCGCGGGCCGGGTGGTCAAACAGGAGTACACCCGCATCGAAGACGCCATTCAGAACGGCGAGTTAGGCGACAACGAGGCCGTCGCATCGGCGTTCGACTACGCCGACGAGAACGACGGCCGGGTCCACTTCATGGGTCTCGTCAGCGAGGGCGGCGTCCACTCCGACCAGACGCACCTCTACGCGCTGGTAGAACTCGCCGCCGAGCGCGGCGTCGAGGCGGTCACGCACGCGTTCACGGACGGGCGGGACACGCCGCCAGAGAGCGGCGCGGGGTTCTTGGGCGAACTGGAAGCGGTCGTCGAGCGCGCGGGAACCGGCGACGTGGCGACCGTCTCGGGGCGGTACTACGCGATGGACCGCGACCAGAACTGGGAGCGCACCAACCGGGCCTACGACGCCATCGTGAACCGCGACGCGGAGCATTCGGCCGCCTCGGCGGTCGAAGCAGTCGAACGGAGCTACGAGCGCGACACCACCGACGAGTTCGTGGAACCGACGCTCGTGGAAGGCGGTCCCGCCCTCTCGGAGGGAGACGCCGCCGTCTTCTTCAACTTCCGGTCGGATCGCGCCAGACAGCTCACGCGGATGCTCGCCGACATCGACCCGGTCTGGGAGTTCGAGACCTCGCCCCCCGAAATCCGTCTGGCGACGATGACCCAGTACGACGCGGAGTTCGAACTCCCGGTCGCGTTCCCGCCCCACCAGCCCGAGGACACGCTCGGGGAAGTTCTCTCGGAACACGGTCTCACGCAACTGCGCATCGCCGAATCGGAGAAGTACGCCCACGTCACCTACTTCCTGAACGGCGGGCGCGAGGTCGAGTTCGAGGGCGAAGTCCGGAAAATCGTCGAATCGCCAGACGTGCCGACCTACGACCAGCAACCGGAGATGAGCGCCGTCGAGGTCACCGACACCGCCGTCGAGACCATCGAATCCGACGACCCCGACGTATTGGTGCTGAACTACGCGAACCCGGACATGGTGGGCCACACCGGCGACTTCGACGCCGCGGTCGAAGCCGTGGAAGCCGTGGACGAGCAGTTGGGCCGCCTCGTGAACGCGGTCCAGCGAGCGGGCGGGCACGTTCTTGTCACCGCCGACCACGGCAACGCCGACGACATGGGCACTCCGGCGGACCCCCACACCGCCCACACGTACAATTTGGTCCCGTTCGTCTACGCGACCCCCGGAGGTGATGGTGGAGGCAAGCGCGTCCGCGAGGGCGGGTCGCTCTGCGACATTGCGCCGACGATGCTCGAACTTGTCGGCGTCGAACGGCCCGAATCGATGACCGGACAGACGCTGCTAGAGTAG
- the nadC gene encoding carboxylating nicotinate-nucleotide diphosphorylase, with the protein MPVRVTDRKVEDWLREDVGHRDVTNHVPGETTGRLVAKEAGVAAGLDAARAVFDYLGVDCETTVEAGDRIEAGDVLVEVDGSAESVLRGERVAVNVAGHASGVATATRRAVDAAREVSDDVAIAGTRKTTPGLRGVEKRAVAAGGGDTHRLTLSGMVMVKDNHVAEMGLESAVRHFREEKSFATKIEVEVERPADAPRAAEAGADIVLLDNMTPEEVEEGVKLLPDDVLAEASGDIGFGDVADYAATGADVISMGALTHSANSLDLSFRTGE; encoded by the coding sequence ATGCCCGTGCGAGTGACTGACCGTAAAGTCGAGGACTGGCTCCGGGAAGACGTTGGCCACCGCGACGTGACCAACCACGTTCCCGGCGAGACGACGGGGCGACTCGTCGCCAAGGAGGCGGGCGTCGCGGCCGGACTCGACGCGGCGAGGGCGGTCTTCGACTACCTCGGCGTGGACTGCGAGACGACGGTCGAGGCGGGCGACCGAATCGAGGCGGGCGACGTCCTCGTTGAAGTTGACGGCTCCGCGGAGTCGGTCCTCCGGGGCGAGCGCGTCGCGGTCAACGTCGCGGGCCACGCCTCGGGCGTGGCGACTGCGACCCGGCGGGCCGTGGACGCCGCCCGCGAGGTCAGCGACGACGTGGCGATTGCGGGGACTCGCAAGACCACGCCCGGCCTGCGCGGCGTCGAGAAGCGTGCCGTCGCGGCGGGCGGCGGCGACACCCATCGGCTCACCCTCTCGGGGATGGTGATGGTCAAGGACAACCACGTCGCCGAGATGGGACTGGAGAGCGCGGTCCGGCACTTCCGGGAAGAGAAGTCGTTCGCCACCAAAATCGAGGTTGAGGTCGAGCGCCCGGCCGACGCGCCCAGAGCGGCAGAGGCCGGAGCCGACATCGTGCTATTGGACAACATGACGCCCGAAGAAGTCGAGGAAGGCGTCAAACTGTTGCCCGACGACGTGCTGGCGGAGGCCAGTGGCGACATTGGTTTCGGGGACGTAGCCGACTACGCGGCGACCGGCGCGGACGTGATTTCGATGGGTGCGCTGACCCACTCTGCCAACTCGCTGGACCTGTCGTTCCGGACCGGGGAGTAG